A stretch of Anaerolineales bacterium DNA encodes these proteins:
- a CDS encoding cation diffusion facilitator family transporter: MAAELEDKPITVYAAIGANTLVALSKFVVAAITHSSAMLSEGIHSLADSGNQGLLLLGIHLAKRPPDDVHPFGYGKEIYFWSLIVAIILFGVGGGVSLYEGVNHLIRPTEIEDVVGNYIVLALAAVFESISFLVALRELRKTMPTQNIFSAVHTSKDPKLFLVLFEDTAALAGLLVAFLGIFIGQQLSLPALDAVASLIIAVILMTMAGILAYESRELLLGEAADPEIVSSIRQIVSGDDAILDVHRPMTMHLGPDDVLLNMKLTFREDLTSGQIARAIDRIESKIGSRYPRIKRIYLEAETFKQE, from the coding sequence ATGGCGGCTGAATTAGAGGACAAACCGATTACGGTGTACGCAGCGATTGGCGCGAATACGCTGGTGGCATTGAGTAAATTCGTCGTCGCCGCAATTACGCACAGTTCGGCCATGCTTTCCGAAGGTATCCATTCATTGGCGGATTCGGGCAACCAAGGGCTGCTGCTGCTCGGTATCCACTTGGCAAAACGGCCGCCAGACGACGTCCATCCATTTGGGTATGGAAAGGAGATTTACTTCTGGAGCCTCATCGTGGCCATCATCCTTTTCGGTGTGGGTGGCGGCGTTTCGCTCTACGAAGGGGTCAATCATTTGATTCGACCCACAGAGATCGAGGATGTCGTGGGCAACTACATCGTCCTCGCACTGGCGGCGGTATTCGAATCGATCTCGTTTCTTGTCGCCCTGCGGGAACTGCGAAAAACCATGCCCACCCAAAATATATTCTCCGCAGTACATACCAGCAAAGATCCCAAGCTGTTCCTCGTTTTGTTCGAAGACACGGCGGCGTTGGCGGGCTTGCTCGTCGCTTTTCTGGGCATTTTTATTGGACAGCAGCTCTCATTACCGGCCCTCGACGCGGTGGCCTCGTTGATCATCGCTGTGATCCTGATGACCATGGCGGGAATTCTGGCGTATGAGAGTCGCGAGCTGCTGCTGGGTGAGGCCGCCGATCCGGAGATCGTGTCTTCCATAAGGCAGATCGTATCGGGCGACGATGCAATCCTGGACGTGCACAGGCCCATGACGATGCACCTGGGGCCGGACGATGTGTTGTTGAACATGAAGCTGACGTTCAGAGAGGACCTGACGTCCGGCCAAATCGCTCGGGCCATCGATCGAATCGAGAGTAAAATCGGCTCGCGCTATCCTCGGATCAAGCGTATCTACCTCGAAGCGGAGACGTTCAAACAAGAATGA
- a CDS encoding VIT1/CCC1 transporter family protein: MTVSVQPHKEEHFQASNVLRDIVIGMSDGLTVPFALAAGLTGVGASTKIVVTGGLAEIAAGSIAMGLGGYLAARGDVEHYRVEREREWREVREIPTAEREEVANILHDYGLSEAAGREVLDAFEQDPERWVDFMMQFELGLERPTPSRAVESAGTIALAYVVGGFIPLLPYILLQNVGNAFYVSIGVTLTALLVFGFIKGRAMGVPAGRSSMQTGLVGGLAAAAAYALARLIG; the protein is encoded by the coding sequence ATGACGGTGAGTGTGCAACCCCATAAAGAGGAACATTTCCAGGCTTCGAACGTCCTGCGGGACATCGTGATCGGAATGTCGGATGGTCTCACCGTTCCGTTTGCGCTCGCAGCCGGGCTGACCGGCGTAGGTGCATCCACGAAGATCGTCGTAACGGGCGGGTTGGCGGAAATTGCCGCCGGATCGATTGCGATGGGACTGGGTGGTTATCTCGCTGCCCGCGGCGATGTAGAACATTATCGCGTCGAGCGGGAACGCGAGTGGCGTGAAGTGCGTGAAATTCCCACTGCTGAGCGGGAGGAAGTGGCCAACATACTCCATGATTACGGACTTTCCGAGGCCGCCGGGAGGGAGGTGCTGGACGCATTCGAACAGGATCCGGAACGCTGGGTCGATTTCATGATGCAGTTCGAGCTTGGCCTGGAGAGACCCACACCGAGCCGGGCCGTGGAAAGTGCGGGGACGATCGCGCTCGCGTACGTCGTTGGCGGATTCATCCCGTTGCTTCCCTACATCTTGCTGCAGAATGTGGGTAATGCATTCTATGTTTCGATAGGGGTTACGTTGACGGCGCTGCTGGTATTTGGTTTCATCAAAGGCCGCGCCATGGGTGTGCCTGCAGGACGTTCGAGTATGCAAACGGGTCTGGTCGGCGGCCTGGCAGCGGCCGCAGCCTATGCGCTGGCGCGTTTGATCGGCTGA
- a CDS encoding AI-2E family transporter: MKHPVTLDEENNDQIDEDASGPRWERVRIVAAKPLRLWLMLFTLGAALWVVIHNFSLLFELMAMLFGALLLMLGMEPAIQRMEKWHIPRSPGVLLLYLLLLAIVLGIGELMLPLFNAELATLQSQGPALWNSITSSLASTPLIGQLIPSAGDAATVVSQRLSTVVQAVLGTVGSVGNASLDIGIVFVLAYFFVVSKDSFLEHLPEWIPSTRSAEMRRISLRVLVGLGRWVRVQPLKILFYAVGFSTGLAILRVPFALAIGLVGGILSIVPILGEFVAALLSVLSALTVTPILALWALLVIVGLTEVQIHLISPVLFGRALQLHPAIVLMATVFGFKAGGLLGLLYSIPFAVVAMVFLDEVRPLWMGKGEAVDS, encoded by the coding sequence ATGAAGCATCCTGTAACCTTGGACGAGGAAAACAACGACCAGATCGATGAAGATGCATCCGGCCCGCGATGGGAACGCGTGCGGATCGTTGCCGCCAAACCCCTACGGCTGTGGCTAATGCTTTTCACGTTGGGAGCGGCGTTATGGGTCGTCATCCATAATTTTTCCCTGCTCTTCGAACTCATGGCCATGCTCTTCGGTGCATTGTTGTTGATGTTGGGGATGGAGCCGGCCATACAGCGCATGGAAAAGTGGCACATCCCTCGTTCACCGGGCGTCCTCCTGCTGTATTTATTGCTTTTGGCGATTGTCCTGGGAATCGGCGAGTTGATGCTACCCCTCTTCAATGCGGAGCTTGCGACGCTGCAATCCCAAGGTCCGGCGCTGTGGAATTCGATAACGTCCAGCCTGGCCTCGACGCCGCTCATCGGACAGCTCATCCCATCGGCGGGTGACGCAGCGACTGTAGTCTCACAGCGTCTCTCTACCGTGGTTCAAGCGGTGTTGGGGACGGTGGGAAGTGTGGGGAACGCCTCGTTGGATATCGGCATCGTTTTTGTCTTGGCATATTTCTTCGTGGTTTCGAAAGACAGCTTTTTGGAACACCTGCCGGAATGGATCCCGTCCACAAGAAGCGCCGAAATGCGTCGGATAAGTCTCCGTGTGCTTGTGGGCCTCGGGCGTTGGGTAAGAGTCCAACCGCTGAAAATCCTTTTTTATGCAGTCGGGTTCAGCACCGGTTTGGCTATCCTGCGGGTTCCTTTCGCATTGGCGATCGGACTGGTTGGCGGCATCCTCAGTATTGTGCCCATTCTGGGTGAATTCGTCGCTGCTTTGTTGAGCGTGTTGAGCGCTCTGACGGTAACACCGATCCTGGCACTGTGGGCTCTGCTGGTCATCGTTGGCCTGACCGAAGTGCAAATCCACTTGATTTCACCGGTGCTGTTCGGCCGTGCGCTGCAGCTTCATCCGGCGATCGTGCTCATGGCAACGGTTTTCGGATTCAAGGCCGGCGGTCTGCTCGGCCTGCTGTATTCCATCCCGTTTGCCGTGGTGGCGATGGTGTTTCTGGATGAGGTTCGGCCGTTGTGGATGGGCAAAGGTGAGGCGGTTGATTCGTAG
- a CDS encoding DoxX family protein, producing MRSTERKDKMEQPEVVHISESPFSRALFGNVRWAWLWLLTRLAVGYLWIHAGWGKLHNPAWVGANAGTGLNGFIQGALQKTGGAYPQVQSWYAWFLSNVVQPNVRIMSYVVSLGEFLVGLALILGIFVGIAAFFGVVMNVNYLLAGSISMNPLMLLGAILLALAWRTAGWIGLDRWVLPALGTPWSPGYVFHIRHGSPRKDHEPLSA from the coding sequence ATGCGAAGTACTGAGCGGAAGGACAAGATGGAACAACCGGAAGTCGTGCACATTTCCGAATCGCCATTTTCACGTGCCTTGTTCGGTAACGTGCGTTGGGCTTGGTTGTGGTTGCTTACCCGTTTGGCTGTCGGATACCTCTGGATTCATGCAGGATGGGGAAAATTGCATAATCCGGCCTGGGTCGGCGCCAATGCCGGTACGGGATTGAACGGATTCATACAGGGTGCGCTGCAGAAGACCGGAGGTGCGTATCCCCAGGTTCAAAGTTGGTATGCGTGGTTTCTCAGCAATGTCGTTCAGCCGAATGTACGCATCATGAGTTACGTGGTATCGCTCGGGGAATTTCTCGTCGGACTGGCGCTGATCCTGGGCATCTTTGTGGGCATCGCCGCATTTTTCGGCGTGGTCATGAACGTCAATTACCTGCTGGCCGGATCGATCAGTATGAATCCCCTCATGCTGCTGGGTGCAATCCTGTTGGCGTTGGCCTGGCGAACGGCCGGGTGGATCGGCTTAGACCGATGGGTACTCCCTGCTCTCGGCACCCCCTGGAGTCCGGGTTACGTTTTCCACATCCGACATGGCTCTCCGCGAAAAGACCACGAACCGCTTTCGGCGTGA
- a CDS encoding inorganic diphosphatase — MDYWRDLPTGPSPPEQIYAVIECPKGSENKYQFDTEKSAIVLDRVLYSAMHYPGDYGFIPRTLDQDGDPLDVLVLVTNPTFPGCIISVRPIGVLQMEDNNDRDDKILAVPIHDPRFNEYKGLDDPAKHILEEIAYLFKTYKEPEGKHVEVLGWQGLEHAKDTIISCQKRFDELT; from the coding sequence ATGGATTATTGGCGAGATCTACCGACAGGCCCTAGCCCGCCAGAGCAGATTTATGCCGTCATCGAGTGCCCGAAAGGGTCGGAGAACAAATATCAGTTCGACACGGAAAAATCGGCCATCGTGTTGGATCGGGTACTATATTCCGCGATGCATTATCCGGGAGATTACGGCTTCATTCCGCGTACGCTTGACCAGGATGGGGATCCACTCGATGTGCTCGTCCTGGTTACCAATCCGACGTTTCCGGGCTGTATCATCTCCGTTCGTCCGATCGGCGTCCTGCAGATGGAGGACAATAACGATCGCGACGACAAGATTTTGGCCGTACCGATTCATGACCCCAGATTCAATGAATACAAAGGATTGGACGATCCTGCAAAACATATCCTCGAGGAAATTGCCTATCTCTTCAAAACATACAAAGAACCCGAGGGAAAGCATGTGGAAGTACTCGGCTGGCAGGGATTGGAACACGCAAAAGACACGATCATCTCGTGCCAGAAGCGATTCGATGAGCTGACTTGA
- a CDS encoding phosphomannomutase/phosphoglucomutase, whose translation MAGIFKAYDIRGLAPQEINAEIARKIGAAFGQYLEGGRIVIGRDMRETSASLATALAAGALSSGLQVFDIGMATTPMLYSAIIRRDFRGGAMITASHLPKQYNGIKLCREKAIPLSGDQGLPEIEALTRHIDTPPQSQSQAQKIDFLGDYIDELSTFIEGNEHLKVVVDAGNGMGGLDTPRLIPRFEHCDFITMLMNPDGEFPVHVPNPAIPSTTEKLQERVKTENAALGIAFDGDGDRCGFIDEKGGRIPADLMIAVLAEYFLAKSPGATILYDLRSSRAVPERIRELGGKPVKTRVGHSFIKSKMREDSAVFAGELSGHYYFQDLGYIDCGLMAMVVMLNLLGKKQQSMSELVRPLMKYARSGEINISTKEPDRMLEVLASAYKDGEQVHLDGLSVEYPSWWFNLRKSNTEPVVRLVIEADNEDILAQKKSELMEIVHQNGGEVADSE comes from the coding sequence ATGGCAGGCATTTTCAAGGCATACGATATTCGCGGCCTGGCACCGCAGGAGATTAACGCAGAAATCGCACGAAAAATCGGTGCCGCCTTCGGCCAATATCTGGAAGGTGGACGAATCGTGATCGGGCGCGACATGCGGGAAACATCCGCCTCTCTGGCCACAGCTCTGGCTGCAGGCGCCTTGAGTTCCGGGCTGCAGGTCTTCGATATCGGCATGGCAACCACGCCCATGCTGTACTCGGCCATCATCCGGCGTGATTTTCGGGGAGGCGCCATGATCACGGCTTCCCATCTTCCTAAACAATACAACGGCATCAAGCTCTGCCGAGAAAAAGCGATCCCGCTCAGCGGGGATCAAGGGCTGCCGGAGATCGAAGCATTGACGCGGCACATTGATACCCCGCCTCAGAGTCAGAGCCAGGCACAGAAAATCGATTTCCTGGGTGATTACATCGATGAATTGTCGACGTTCATCGAAGGGAACGAGCATCTGAAGGTGGTGGTGGATGCCGGCAACGGGATGGGTGGATTGGATACGCCTCGCTTGATTCCCAGATTCGAACATTGTGATTTCATCACCATGCTCATGAATCCGGATGGTGAGTTCCCCGTTCACGTTCCCAACCCTGCCATCCCGTCGACCACCGAAAAATTGCAGGAGCGAGTGAAGACTGAAAACGCAGCGTTGGGCATCGCCTTCGACGGCGATGGAGATCGCTGCGGTTTTATTGACGAGAAAGGGGGACGCATCCCCGCCGATTTGATGATCGCCGTTTTGGCGGAATACTTTCTGGCGAAATCGCCCGGCGCGACGATCCTTTATGATCTCAGATCGAGCCGCGCCGTCCCGGAGCGGATCAGGGAGCTCGGCGGCAAGCCTGTAAAGACCCGAGTCGGCCATTCATTCATCAAGAGCAAGATGCGCGAGGATTCCGCCGTATTCGCCGGCGAGTTGTCGGGGCATTACTACTTTCAGGACCTTGGGTACATCGATTGTGGATTGATGGCCATGGTTGTCATGCTGAATTTATTGGGCAAGAAACAGCAATCCATGAGCGAACTGGTGCGTCCATTGATGAAATATGCACGATCAGGCGAAATCAACATTTCTACGAAAGAGCCGGATCGCATGCTGGAAGTTCTGGCCTCGGCATATAAGGATGGCGAGCAGGTCCACCTGGATGGTCTTTCCGTCGAATATCCTTCCTGGTGGTTCAACTTGCGCAAATCTAACACCGAGCCGGTGGTCAGATTGGTGATCGAAGCCGACAATGAGGACATCTTGGCGCAAAAGAAATCGGAACTGATGGAAATCGTCCACCAGAACGGTGGTGAGGTGGCTGACTCGGAATAA
- the tkt gene encoding transketolase, with translation MTTKAKAESIANEREELDLKCINTLRFLAVDAVERAKSGHPGLPMGSATLAYTLWDRFLKFNPKDPAWPDRDRFVLSAGHGSMLLYALLHLTGFDLPLEELKRFRQWSSQTPGHPEYGRTPGVEATTGPLGQGFGNAVGMAIAEAALAARFNRPDHTIVDHYTYVLASDGDLMEGISSEAASLAGHLQLGKLIVLYADNQITIEGSTKLAFSEDRMARFRAYGWQVLHVEDGNDVEAMSSAIDEARRHTDKPTLIDVRTHIGYGSPEKQDTAAAHGEPLGHDEVLRTKENLDWPLEPEFYIPAEVEAHFRKAVERGGEAQAAWQEDVGRYIEKFPELAAQYHRTVEGKLPEGWSDDIPEFKSDQGEMSTRVASGKSIEKFAEYLPEFMGGAADLSPSTHTHIPGSPDFEAGSHEGRNMHFGIREHAMGAILNGMALHGGLIPFGATFLVFSDYMRPPMRLAAMSGLPVIYVFTHDSIGLGQDGPTHQPVEQLLGLRSVPGLTVIRPADANETALAWKVALEQREGPVALVLTRQKLPILDLEKYEVLRAGLRFGAYVLAESPNRESPQVVLVASGSEVHLALEARERLAQEQISASVVSFPSWRLFQAQPMEYQREVFPPGIPIVAIEAGLSLGWVPYVGQGVSAMIGVDKFGESAPGDIVMREYGLSVENVCRQVEKLIDREKAT, from the coding sequence ATGACGACGAAGGCGAAAGCAGAGTCGATTGCAAACGAACGAGAAGAGTTGGATCTCAAATGTATCAACACGCTGCGTTTCCTGGCAGTCGACGCAGTCGAGCGGGCGAAGTCCGGGCATCCGGGTCTTCCCATGGGCTCGGCGACGCTCGCCTATACGCTCTGGGATCGCTTCCTCAAGTTCAACCCGAAAGATCCTGCATGGCCGGACCGGGACCGATTCGTACTTTCCGCAGGTCACGGTTCGATGCTGCTGTACGCTCTTCTTCATTTGACCGGCTTTGACCTTCCGCTCGAGGAGTTGAAGCGTTTCCGCCAGTGGAGCAGTCAGACGCCGGGTCATCCGGAATACGGCAGGACTCCGGGAGTGGAAGCGACGACCGGGCCTCTGGGACAGGGATTCGGCAATGCAGTGGGCATGGCCATCGCCGAGGCCGCATTGGCGGCGCGATTCAACCGCCCCGACCACACGATCGTCGATCATTACACGTACGTGCTCGCAAGTGACGGGGATCTCATGGAGGGCATTTCTTCCGAGGCGGCATCGTTGGCGGGACACCTGCAGTTGGGGAAGCTGATCGTGCTGTACGCCGACAACCAGATCACGATCGAGGGTTCGACCAAACTGGCATTCAGCGAAGACCGCATGGCGCGCTTTCGCGCCTATGGTTGGCAGGTACTTCACGTCGAGGATGGAAACGACGTCGAAGCGATGTCGTCCGCGATCGATGAAGCAAGACGGCATACCGATAAGCCCACCTTAATCGACGTGCGCACCCACATCGGCTACGGCAGTCCTGAGAAGCAGGATACGGCAGCGGCACACGGCGAACCTTTGGGGCACGATGAAGTGCTGCGAACGAAGGAAAATCTCGATTGGCCCCTGGAACCGGAATTCTATATCCCGGCGGAGGTCGAAGCTCATTTCAGAAAAGCCGTTGAACGCGGTGGTGAAGCCCAGGCGGCGTGGCAGGAAGATGTGGGGCGCTACATCGAAAAATTCCCTGAACTCGCTGCGCAGTACCATCGCACGGTGGAAGGTAAATTGCCGGAAGGTTGGAGCGACGATATACCGGAATTCAAATCAGATCAGGGAGAAATGTCGACCCGCGTTGCTTCCGGCAAAAGTATAGAGAAGTTCGCCGAGTATTTGCCTGAATTCATGGGTGGTGCAGCGGATCTTTCCCCAAGCACGCACACCCACATACCCGGCAGTCCCGATTTCGAAGCCGGGAGTCACGAAGGCCGCAACATGCATTTTGGCATCCGCGAGCATGCCATGGGTGCGATTCTGAATGGGATGGCGCTGCACGGTGGCCTGATTCCATTCGGGGCCACTTTTCTCGTCTTCAGCGATTACATGCGGCCCCCCATGCGCCTGGCGGCCATGAGCGGTCTGCCGGTGATCTACGTGTTTACCCACGACAGCATCGGGCTGGGGCAGGATGGTCCGACCCACCAACCGGTCGAGCAGCTGCTCGGGTTGCGTTCCGTTCCGGGCTTGACGGTCATTCGACCCGCGGATGCGAACGAGACAGCCCTGGCCTGGAAGGTCGCATTGGAGCAACGGGAAGGCCCCGTCGCTCTCGTGCTTACCCGGCAGAAGCTTCCGATACTCGACCTCGAGAAATATGAGGTGCTGCGCGCCGGCTTACGCTTCGGCGCTTACGTGCTTGCCGAAAGTCCAAACCGAGAATCGCCACAGGTCGTACTTGTGGCTTCGGGATCGGAAGTACACCTGGCTCTCGAAGCGCGTGAGAGACTGGCACAGGAGCAGATTTCAGCCAGCGTTGTCAGCTTTCCTAGCTGGCGATTGTTCCAAGCCCAACCGATGGAATACCAGAGGGAGGTATTTCCGCCGGGGATTCCAATCGTCGCCATCGAGGCGGGCCTCTCTCTTGGTTGGGTGCCATACGTGGGTCAAGGCGTGTCCGCGATGATCGGTGTGGATAAATTCGGGGAATCAGCACCGGGGGACATCGTCATGCGGGAATACGGTTTGAGCGTCGAAAATGTCTGCCGGCAGGTGGAGAAACTGATCGATCGAGAGAAAGCCACCTGA
- a CDS encoding cytochrome b N-terminal domain-containing protein, translating to MNLTRKIQQGIRENLTLDDLLPTSMPVYVNSVAYLFGVSALSSLVVLALSGVIMAIFGPTWYHNSSTGHFINSVHFWAVQLLFFSLLAHMLTKIFMSAWRDGRWKTWFVGTITFVIAALAALTGFLAQTNWDSQWIAVQAKDLMNAVGLGALFNPMNIGQVLSIHLIVLPLLIAGLVGIHLLLVRREGPVKPIPEQGASDE from the coding sequence GTGAATCTTACGCGTAAGATTCAACAGGGAATCCGCGAAAACTTAACATTGGATGATCTGCTGCCGACGAGCATGCCGGTCTACGTCAATTCGGTGGCCTACCTGTTCGGGGTATCAGCTCTTTCGAGTCTGGTCGTGCTCGCCTTGTCGGGCGTGATCATGGCGATCTTCGGACCTACGTGGTATCACAACTCTTCCACCGGGCATTTCATCAATTCCGTCCATTTTTGGGCTGTACAACTGCTTTTCTTCAGTCTGCTGGCGCACATGCTAACGAAAATATTCATGTCGGCCTGGCGTGACGGACGCTGGAAGACCTGGTTTGTCGGGACGATCACCTTCGTAATCGCCGCACTCGCAGCCTTGACCGGCTTTCTGGCGCAAACGAACTGGGATTCGCAGTGGATTGCCGTGCAGGCCAAGGATTTGATGAACGCGGTCGGCTTGGGAGCGCTGTTCAATCCGATGAATATCGGACAGGTGCTGTCGATTCATCTGATCGTCTTGCCGCTTCTGATCGCGGGGCTCGTCGGTATCCATTTGCTGTTGGTCCGCAGAGAAGGCCCGGTCAAACCGATTCCCGAACAAGGGGCATCCGATGAATAA
- a CDS encoding response regulator transcription factor, with product MTIRLMLVDDHEVVRSGIRMLLEDEADVEIVGEFGSAREALDALTKLRPDVVLMDIGLPDMSGIDAAKEVKRLRPETAIVALTIHEDEEYFFRMLEAGASGYVPKRAAPEELLTAIRVAAQGEVYLYPSMAKLLVSDYLQQDETSRDEQALNGLTAREQEVLAHLADGARNIDIAETLGISPKTVARHRENIMRKLNLHSRTDLVKYAIRKGIIQA from the coding sequence ATGACGATTCGTCTAATGTTGGTGGATGACCACGAAGTCGTCCGATCGGGCATTCGTATGCTGCTGGAAGACGAAGCCGATGTCGAGATCGTTGGAGAATTCGGGTCGGCTCGAGAGGCTCTGGATGCGCTGACCAAGCTCCGGCCGGACGTCGTGTTGATGGACATCGGCTTGCCGGACATGTCGGGGATCGATGCGGCAAAGGAAGTCAAGCGTTTACGGCCGGAAACGGCGATCGTGGCATTGACCATCCATGAGGATGAAGAATACTTTTTCCGCATGTTGGAAGCAGGTGCGAGCGGATACGTCCCGAAACGGGCCGCCCCGGAAGAACTGCTCACCGCCATCCGGGTGGCAGCGCAGGGCGAGGTCTATCTGTATCCCTCCATGGCCAAATTGCTGGTGAGCGATTATCTGCAGCAGGATGAGACTTCACGGGACGAGCAGGCACTCAATGGATTGACGGCCCGTGAGCAGGAGGTGCTTGCCCATTTGGCCGACGGCGCCCGGAACATCGATATCGCCGAAACGCTGGGGATCAGCCCCAAAACGGTCGCACGCCACCGCGAGAACATCATGCGCAAGCTGAACCTGCATTCACGGACGGATCTGGTGAAATACGCCATTCGCAAGGGGATCATTCAGGCGTAA
- a CDS encoding sensor histidine kinase — MQPPFISIVYLFYGLAFFSMGLAITLEAGRGSDERLRNALRPLAGFGLLHGLHEWIEMFLILRILPIQEDVQLLLESARVAILAFSFLSLAAFGASLLSRDQRTRRLSLMVPLILAAIWGFGLLLLKGDYPIPEELWDVADVWSRYSLAIPSALFASVGLIAQQRAFRRVGLARFGQDSLWAAVAFAWYGIIGQAFTRPSPLPPSNVINQVLFRDLFGFPVQLMRAVAAILAAVFVTRFLRSFEVERQRQLSELQAERLKEAQRREAMRGELLKRVVAAQEAERQRIARELHDETGQAMTAIGLGLRGIATNLRGSEGKVTQNLHQLEELIAHSLNELQRIISDLRPSHLDDLGLAAALRWYVGEIQQRAPLKVNVHIEGEHIDLPQEMKTGLFRIVQEALTNVVRHADAERADVYLRYGKHNIWLDVIDDGVGFSLTLASMDSKRPSWGLAGMEERTHELGGKFAIESQPGEGTRVSVVIPYQENGEEDDDDSSNVGG; from the coding sequence GTGCAACCGCCTTTCATATCTATCGTCTATCTGTTTTACGGTCTGGCCTTCTTCAGCATGGGCCTGGCGATCACGCTGGAAGCGGGGCGAGGCAGCGATGAAAGATTGCGCAACGCCCTGCGTCCCCTGGCCGGATTCGGTTTGCTGCATGGTTTGCACGAATGGATCGAGATGTTCCTGATCTTGCGCATTCTGCCGATACAGGAGGATGTACAGCTTCTTTTGGAGAGCGCACGTGTGGCGATATTGGCGTTCTCTTTTCTCAGTCTGGCGGCATTCGGCGCCTCGTTGCTTTCTCGCGACCAGCGGACCCGGCGGTTGAGTCTAATGGTGCCTCTGATTTTGGCCGCAATCTGGGGATTTGGCTTGCTGCTGTTGAAAGGCGATTATCCCATTCCAGAAGAACTCTGGGATGTGGCGGATGTATGGAGCCGGTATTCGTTGGCCATCCCTTCGGCGTTGTTCGCCTCGGTTGGGTTGATCGCGCAGCAGCGCGCCTTCCGACGAGTGGGTTTGGCCCGCTTCGGTCAGGACAGTCTATGGGCGGCGGTCGCCTTCGCCTGGTATGGCATCATTGGACAAGCCTTCACACGCCCCAGTCCACTGCCGCCTTCCAACGTGATCAATCAGGTTTTGTTTCGGGATCTTTTCGGGTTCCCCGTTCAGTTGATGCGCGCGGTTGCCGCAATCCTGGCCGCGGTTTTCGTGACCAGATTCTTACGCTCCTTCGAGGTGGAGCGACAGCGGCAGCTTTCCGAACTGCAGGCGGAGCGGCTCAAGGAAGCGCAGCGAAGGGAAGCCATGCGCGGAGAATTGCTCAAACGAGTCGTCGCAGCGCAGGAAGCGGAGCGGCAGCGCATCGCCCGCGAGCTGCACGACGAGACGGGGCAGGCGATGACCGCAATTGGGCTGGGTTTGCGAGGCATCGCGACCAATTTGCGCGGGAGCGAGGGAAAAGTGACGCAGAACCTTCACCAGTTGGAGGAACTCATCGCACATTCTCTGAATGAACTGCAGCGCATCATCTCCGATCTGCGTCCCTCCCATCTGGATGACCTGGGACTTGCCGCTGCGCTGCGTTGGTACGTCGGTGAAATCCAGCAACGAGCGCCCCTCAAGGTGAACGTGCATATCGAAGGCGAGCACATCGACTTGCCGCAGGAAATGAAAACGGGACTTTTCCGCATCGTGCAGGAAGCGCTGACGAACGTCGTCCGACACGCCGATGCGGAAAGGGCGGACGTCTACCTGCGCTACGGAAAACACAATATCTGGCTGGACGTGATCGACGACGGCGTCGGCTTTAGTCTGACGCTTGCGAGCATGGATTCGAAACGACCATCCTGGGGTTTGGCAGGCATGGAGGAGCGGACACACGAATTGGGAGGCAAGTTCGCGATCGAGTCTCAGCCGGGAGAGGGAACGCGGGTCAGTGTTGTCATCCCGTATCAGGAAAATGGAGAGGAAGACGATGACGATTCGTCTAATGTTGGTGGATGA